One Legionella hackeliae DNA segment encodes these proteins:
- a CDS encoding efflux RND transporter periplasmic adaptor subunit has translation MNKTISSPYLLSSLQVGEFNKTLSASGTISPRSVISVGTQVSGIVENVYVDKNSVVKKGQIIATLDKKLFSNSVDRNLALVKKLKARMELSKLRLARIQKLAKDKFISAEEIDEKTAQLKIDEADYDLGKANLEKAMIEKNYTDIKSPIDGIVLDKLVEPGQTVAASLTTPILFRIAENLHDMQITVKVPEADIALISLGQKGTFVVSAYPNKEFIAHVEKIMVNNNLEEGVVSYDVLMRVSNPQQLLKPGMSADLKIQISQVKSTNYILTNALRFKPEVSIPVDPNKTYVYVWEHNKIIPVEVKTGLENDEYTQILAGDLNVNQKIIVGLSKNDSP, from the coding sequence TTGAATAAAACCATCTCTTCCCCCTATCTGCTTTCCTCGCTCCAAGTGGGTGAGTTCAATAAAACTTTGAGCGCGAGCGGTACAATTAGTCCCCGCTCAGTCATTTCAGTTGGGACACAAGTATCGGGAATTGTAGAAAATGTCTATGTCGATAAAAACAGCGTTGTTAAAAAAGGGCAAATAATTGCTACTTTAGATAAAAAACTATTCAGCAATAGCGTAGATCGTAATTTGGCCCTGGTTAAAAAATTGAAAGCCCGTATGGAGCTGAGCAAATTACGTTTGGCAAGAATACAAAAATTAGCCAAAGACAAATTCATCTCTGCTGAAGAAATTGATGAAAAAACAGCGCAACTAAAGATAGATGAAGCCGATTATGATCTAGGAAAAGCTAATTTAGAAAAGGCAATGATTGAAAAAAATTACACCGATATCAAATCCCCCATCGATGGAATAGTCTTGGACAAACTAGTCGAACCCGGGCAAACCGTGGCAGCATCTCTAACAACGCCTATTTTATTCCGAATTGCAGAAAACTTACACGATATGCAGATTACTGTGAAGGTTCCCGAAGCAGATATTGCTTTAATTTCTTTGGGGCAAAAAGGGACTTTCGTTGTTAGCGCTTATCCTAATAAGGAATTTATTGCGCATGTTGAAAAAATCATGGTAAACAATAACTTAGAGGAAGGGGTAGTGAGCTACGATGTATTAATGCGAGTTAGCAACCCCCAACAGTTACTCAAACCCGGTATGTCCGCTGATCTAAAAATACAAATTAGTCAGGTTAAAAGTACTAACTATATTTTAACCAATGCTCTTCGTTTTAAGCCCGAAGTTTCAATACCAGTGGATCCTAACAAAACCTATGTGTATGTGTGGGAGCATAATAAAATTATTCCTGTGGAGGTCAAAACAGGATTAGAAAATGATGAGTATACGCAAATTTTGGCAGGCGATTTAAACGTCAACCAAAAAATAATAGTAGGGCTTAGCAAAAATGACTCTCCTTAA
- a CDS encoding ankyrin repeat domain-containing protein, with product MKIKHELREKKIPVPQIQLLHILLNEIRIFFKEYSFPAAGTDIYADSAQEENYFTAVNELSARLPSWLKMINAMSKTMLLGDVITEDDASKLAAQLIKLRTEENSESFLHKEQLTSLFVALNELASAVNSIIEFVNDRDNRRFQLDGIVLKNVAHINQLWQPVSHLDSIPDEVLFAILQCLPSSKLHEVKQVSKRFYSIIKDPVFINSIVKQYLPQSTETDFRKKLEAQWPNDKEKHHSEQLSMLYKEKHFPELLLLLFLGNEQLLKEKIKLESLCVLDKDKLNLMDWMYKTNNRKILGHIFKNIIVPYYQDKDKKKIRMEIGGLKLLDWAIRCHQSLDRIKGLRNLGFSHDDNALLHEAARANHIEVLQWLLKKPNVDVNAVNSSGYTPLFLAVYYGHVEVVQHLLASNKINANICFGSHSALDIAATRGHVDVIKLLLAYGETNPGTIWKDSPLPLYLGAQNGRTAVVTFFLGRYQTNVNAPRANGATALFVASLQNQLEVIKLFLAHDKTNVNASLEDGSTALLAATEQGHVEVVRLLLGHDGIEVNACNRIGATALFLAARKGHVDVVKLLLAHNKIDVNVSCVNGHTALYVAAKEGHSEVAKILLADNRTRVNARTANGKTALFVATQRDHDNVVKVLLDHGADVNVATKEGVTALHEAVLNRNTKVVNYLLANKASIPEKMRIKTKNALALVKNRSCKNKLRAWLQTQYQNPLPAKIAGITALDLAIFAGSSTIVKRMIESVDSHDEIPEQELARSLEIAKILGNEKIIKQVQKILPSEEQKQSNGQSSSSVSTGGFFATAKSKPQSSSKSLLGFFF from the coding sequence ATGAAAATCAAACATGAATTGCGGGAAAAAAAAATACCTGTGCCTCAAATTCAACTTCTCCACATATTATTAAATGAAATAAGAATATTTTTTAAGGAATATAGTTTCCCTGCTGCGGGTACCGATATTTACGCTGATTCTGCTCAGGAGGAGAATTATTTTACCGCAGTCAATGAATTAAGTGCTCGTCTGCCGTCCTGGCTGAAAATGATTAATGCTATGAGTAAAACAATGCTCTTAGGTGATGTAATAACTGAGGATGATGCAAGCAAATTGGCGGCACAGTTGATAAAACTGCGCACTGAGGAGAATAGTGAATCATTTCTTCATAAGGAGCAGTTAACAAGTCTGTTTGTGGCACTTAATGAGTTAGCCTCCGCAGTTAATTCGATAATAGAATTTGTCAATGATCGAGATAATAGAAGGTTTCAATTGGATGGTATTGTTCTTAAAAATGTCGCACATATTAACCAGCTTTGGCAGCCTGTCTCCCATTTGGATTCCATACCGGATGAAGTTCTTTTTGCAATTCTACAGTGTCTACCCTCAAGCAAATTGCATGAGGTCAAGCAAGTTTCAAAACGCTTTTATTCAATCATCAAAGACCCAGTGTTTATAAACTCTATAGTTAAACAATATTTGCCTCAAAGCACGGAAACTGATTTTAGAAAAAAATTAGAGGCACAATGGCCAAATGATAAAGAGAAACACCACTCTGAGCAATTATCCATGCTTTACAAAGAGAAGCATTTTCCAGAGCTATTGTTGTTGCTTTTTCTGGGTAATGAGCAGCTGTTAAAAGAAAAAATCAAGCTAGAGAGTTTATGTGTTCTAGATAAAGATAAGCTGAATTTAATGGATTGGATGTACAAGACTAATAATCGAAAAATTCTAGGTCATATTTTTAAAAATATAATCGTGCCTTATTATCAAGATAAGGATAAGAAAAAAATAAGAATGGAGATTGGAGGACTAAAACTCCTTGATTGGGCGATTCGTTGCCACCAATCCCTCGATCGGATAAAAGGATTGAGAAATCTTGGATTTAGTCATGATGATAATGCTCTTTTACATGAGGCTGCACGTGCTAATCATATCGAGGTTTTACAGTGGTTATTAAAAAAGCCTAATGTCGATGTCAATGCAGTGAATAGTTCTGGCTATACACCGTTGTTTTTAGCAGTGTATTATGGTCATGTTGAGGTAGTACAACATCTGCTGGCTAGTAATAAAATTAATGCAAATATTTGTTTCGGCAGTCATTCTGCATTAGATATTGCAGCAACAAGAGGGCATGTTGACGTAATCAAGCTTTTGCTAGCTTATGGTGAAACAAATCCGGGTACAATATGGAAAGACAGCCCCCTTCCTTTGTATCTTGGAGCACAAAATGGTCGCACAGCAGTAGTTACCTTCTTTCTTGGCCGTTATCAAACTAATGTGAATGCGCCCCGTGCCAATGGCGCTACTGCTTTATTCGTTGCCTCCTTACAAAATCAGCTGGAAGTCATTAAACTTTTCCTTGCTCATGATAAAACGAATGTGAATGCAAGTCTTGAAGATGGCTCTACAGCTTTACTTGCAGCGACGGAGCAAGGTCACGTAGAAGTAGTCAGACTGTTACTCGGTCACGATGGAATTGAGGTAAATGCATGCAATAGGATTGGTGCTACTGCCTTATTTCTAGCGGCACGGAAAGGGCATGTCGATGTGGTTAAACTGTTGCTGGCTCATAATAAAATTGATGTGAATGTAAGTTGTGTAAATGGTCATACTGCTTTATATGTGGCAGCAAAAGAGGGGCATAGTGAGGTCGCCAAAATTTTGCTAGCAGATAACAGAACTCGTGTAAATGCAAGAACTGCAAATGGTAAAACTGCTTTATTCGTAGCTACCCAACGAGATCATGATAATGTTGTTAAGGTTCTACTTGACCATGGAGCTGATGTAAATGTGGCCACCAAAGAAGGTGTTACTGCTTTGCATGAAGCAGTTCTAAATAGAAATACTAAAGTAGTCAACTATTTGTTGGCAAATAAAGCCTCTATTCCAGAAAAAATGCGGATAAAGACCAAAAATGCATTGGCTTTAGTGAAAAATCGTTCTTGCAAAAATAAACTGCGGGCTTGGTTGCAAACACAATATCAAAATCCTCTCCCAGCTAAAATCGCAGGTATAACCGCTCTAGACCTAGCGATTTTTGCTGGATCTAGCACGATTGTGAAACGAATGATAGAGAGTGTAGACTCCCATGATGAGATACCGGAGCAGGAATTAGCTCGGTCCTTGGAGATAGCAAAGATTCTTGGTAATGAAAAAATTATTAAACAAGTCCAAAAAATATTACCGAGCGAGGAGCAGAAACAGAGTAATGGGCAATCCTCATCAAGTGTAAGCACCGGAGGATTTTTTGCAACAGCTAAGTCAAAACCTCAGTCATCAAGTAAGAGTTTACTTGGCTTTTTTTTCTAA
- a CDS encoding ABC transporter ATP-binding protein has translation MYDKHSYEIGVENISISINEGEIVAIRGRSGSGKSTLLNLLGGIDKPSGGRYYFLDHEVSKMSSSQLSLFRLHHIGFIFQDFHLMRERSVIDNVCLPLLYAGLTLEEAKEKAKVLVKAVNLSHYEDKMTKHLSGGQRQRVAVARSLANSPKMILADEPTGNLDETNSHAVFSFLKEINHLYNTTLVIATHDNISHHYANRTIHMHDGHLQEKN, from the coding sequence ATGTACGATAAGCATTCCTATGAAATTGGGGTGGAAAATATTTCTATAAGTATTAATGAAGGTGAAATTGTTGCTATACGTGGTCGCTCAGGCTCGGGAAAAAGCACTTTGCTTAACTTATTAGGTGGTATTGATAAGCCTTCGGGTGGTCGATATTATTTTTTAGATCATGAGGTTAGCAAAATGAGCTCCTCTCAACTTTCACTCTTTCGATTACACCACATTGGCTTTATCTTTCAAGATTTTCACTTGATGAGAGAGAGGAGCGTGATTGATAATGTTTGCTTGCCTTTGTTATATGCGGGCTTAACCCTAGAAGAGGCCAAAGAAAAAGCCAAAGTACTTGTCAAAGCGGTTAATCTTTCGCACTATGAGGATAAAATGACAAAACATCTATCAGGCGGACAGCGGCAACGAGTCGCTGTTGCACGTTCATTAGCAAACTCGCCAAAAATGATTTTAGCGGATGAACCAACCGGTAATTTAGATGAAACAAACAGCCATGCGGTATTTTCATTTTTAAAAGAAATCAACCACCTGTACAACACTACGTTGGTCATTGCCACTCATGACAATATTTCCCACCACTATGCTAATAGGACAATACATATGCATGATGGTCACCTTCAAGAGAAAAATTAA
- a CDS encoding ABC transporter permease → MRWNVLLREIRISLSTHLLRSLLATIGIVVGVCAVFLTFNITHYIHSVLERELSPISRMIIVLPQAFSVKGVNIYARKASRLTEKDSQNINKLNFVSSSAPILTEKMQVLSQFSNLNTTVLGTTSNYFKVLDLNLVEGVGFSSSDLGATRRVAVIGRTIQQKLFKNAPALGQTISLNNVAFKVIGIIETQGQSVDGVDRDNLVVIPISTLRQSFFDDFSLKDAVDYILVAIKNPSFMDLNIAAISDLLYREHNIQKNKIDFKILNRVKEVESIQFIFLSISKTLMIMGLLSLLVSGIGISTLMLMSISERKSEIGLRKAIGASDKEIILQILLEAVCLSLLGGILGSLGGIVALYLFNYVMGLNLVPSYLYLLFCWFIAMTVGVVSGLFPAYQTLKIQPTTALNEHR, encoded by the coding sequence ATGCGCTGGAACGTCTTGCTACGAGAAATCCGTATCTCATTAAGCACTCATCTATTACGCTCTTTATTGGCAACAATAGGGATTGTCGTTGGTGTTTGCGCTGTATTTCTTACGTTTAATATCACTCATTATATTCATAGTGTCTTAGAGAGAGAATTATCACCCATTAGTCGAATGATTATTGTCCTTCCGCAGGCTTTTTCAGTTAAAGGTGTTAATATTTATGCACGGAAAGCATCACGTCTTACGGAGAAGGACAGTCAAAACATTAACAAATTAAATTTTGTTTCTTCTTCGGCTCCGATTCTCACTGAAAAAATGCAAGTTTTAAGTCAATTTTCTAATCTGAATACCACAGTATTAGGAACGACATCAAACTATTTTAAAGTTTTAGATCTGAATTTAGTGGAAGGAGTAGGTTTTAGCTCGAGTGATCTGGGAGCAACTCGGCGAGTAGCTGTGATTGGTCGTACCATTCAACAAAAATTATTTAAAAACGCTCCTGCTCTAGGGCAAACAATTAGTTTAAATAATGTAGCATTTAAGGTGATCGGTATCATCGAGACACAAGGACAAAGCGTTGATGGCGTGGATCGGGATAATTTAGTTGTAATTCCTATTTCAACTCTTAGGCAAAGTTTTTTTGATGATTTCTCTTTGAAAGATGCTGTTGATTACATCTTGGTTGCCATCAAAAATCCAAGCTTTATGGATTTAAATATCGCAGCGATTAGTGATTTATTGTACAGAGAGCATAATATTCAAAAAAATAAAATTGATTTTAAAATACTTAACCGTGTCAAAGAAGTAGAATCAATTCAATTTATCTTCCTTTCAATCTCAAAAACATTAATGATCATGGGACTGTTGTCCCTTTTGGTTAGCGGGATTGGGATATCTACCTTGATGTTGATGTCTATCTCTGAGCGGAAAAGTGAAATAGGCCTTCGCAAAGCAATCGGTGCTAGTGATAAAGAAATTATCCTACAGATTTTACTAGAGGCGGTTTGTTTATCATTACTAGGAGGAATCCTGGGCTCTCTTGGCGGAATTGTCGCGCTCTATCTTTTTAATTATGTAATGGGACTCAATTTAGTCCCATCCTACCTTTATCTCTTATTTTGCTGGTTTATCGCCATGACTGTCGGTGTGGTATCCGGCCTTTTCCCAGCCTATCAAACACTAAAAATACAACCCACAACGGCCCTAAACGAGCACCGTTAG